From Mytilus edulis chromosome 8, xbMytEdul2.2, whole genome shotgun sequence, one genomic window encodes:
- the LOC139486639 gene encoding seminal vesicle major clotting proteins-like, producing MCSQMSDTDTLYKSDVRHRHSVQSRCDVRHRHSVQSRCDVRHRHSVQSRCNSMIYVRHRHSVQSRCDVRHRHSVQSRCDVRHRHSVQSRCDVRHRHSVQSRCDVRHRHSVQSRCNSMIYVRHRHSVQSRCDVRHRHSVQSRCDVRHRHSVQSRCDVRHRHSVHSRCDVRHRHSVQSRCDVRHRHSVQSRCDVRHRHSVQSRCDVRHRHSVQSRCDVRHRHSVQSRCDVRHRHSVQSRCNSMICHKKCVVRCQTQTLCTK from the exons ATGTGTAGTCAGATGTCAGACACAGACACTCTGTACAAA TCAGATGTCAGACACAGACACTCTGTACAAAGTAGGTGT GATGTCAGACACAGACACTCTGTACAAAGTAGGTGT GATGTCAGACACAGACACTCTGTACAAAGTAGGTGTAATTCAATGATTT ATGTCAGACACAGACACTCTGTACAAAGTAGGTGT GATGTCAGACACAGACACTCTGTACAAAGTAGGTGT GATGTCAGACACAGACACTCTGTACAAAGTAGGTGT GATGTTAGACACAGACACTCTGTACAAAGTAGGTGT GATGTCAGACACAGACACTCTGTACAAAGTAGGTGTAATTCAATGATTT ATGTCAGACACAGACACTCTGTACAAAGTAGGTGT GATGTCAGACACAGACACTCTGTACAAAGTAGGTGT GATGTCAGACACAGACACTCTGTACAAAGTAGGTGT GATGTCAGACACAGACACTCTGTACACAGTAGGTGT GATGTCAGACACAGACACTCTGTACAAAGTAGGTGT GATGTCAGACACAGACACTCTGTACAAAGTAGGTGT GATGTCAGACACAGACACTCTGTACAAAGTAGGTGT GATGTCAGACACAGACACTCTGTACAAAGTAGGTGT GATGTCAGACACAGACACTCTGTACAAAGTAGGTGT GATGTCAGACACAGACACTCTGTACAAAGTAGGTGTAATTCAATGATTTGTCATAAGAAATGTGTAGTCAGATGTCAGACACAGACACTCTGTACAAAGTAG